A region of the Curtobacterium flaccumfaciens pv. betae genome:
GCGAAGCCGTACAGCGCGAGCAGGGTGGCGGTGTGCGTGAGGACCATGACGCCGAGTCCCAGCCCGAGCAGTCCCATCAGGCCCTGGGTGAGCATGAGCATCTTCCGGCGGTCGAACCGGTCGGCGGCGAGCCCGGTGAGCGGCAGGAGCAGCAGCTGCGGGCCGAACTGCAGGGCCATCGTGATGCCCACCGCGACGGCGTTGTTGTCCGAGAGCTGGGTCAGCACGATCCAGTCCTGGGCGGTGCGCTGCATCCAGGTGCCGACGTTCGACACCAGGGCCCCGGCGAACCAGATGCGGTAGTTGCGTCCGGCGAGGGAGCGGAACATGGCGGTCACTGCTGGGCCAGCCTCCTCATGATCTCGGTGGCGTCGGCGAGGGTGCTCCGCTCGTCGGCGGTGAGTGCTGCGAGTCGCGGGGAGAGCCAGCCGTCGCGGCGGCGTCGGGTCTCCTCGACGAAGGCGGCTCCGGCGGGTGTCGCACCGAGCAGCACCTTGCGGCGGTCGTCGCCGTGCCCGCACTTGGACACCAGGCCCCGCTCCACCAGCACCGCGACGGTCTTCGTCATGGACGGCGGGGTGACGCCGTCCTGTCGGCTCAGGTCGGCCAAGGTCATGGCGCCGTCGCGGTGCAGTCGGGCGAGGGCGGAGAACTGCGCGTCCGTGACGCTCGAGTCGGCCTTCTGGGCACGGAGGGTGCGGGACAGCCGGTTCACCGCGATGCGGAGGTCGGTGGCGTCGGTCATCGGTCGTTAGCCTAGCTCATTAGTTCAGCGAACGAACTTGATTTCGGGCGTACCGTGCTCTTAGACAACATGTGTTGCCGAGAGAGAAGGAGAACATGTCCGAGTTCGAGGGCAAGGTCGCCGTCGTCACCGGTGGTGGCAGCGGCATCGGCGAGTCCGTCGCGAAGGAGCTCGCAGCGGCGGGCGCCACGGTGGTCGTCGCCGACATCAACCTGGCGGGCGCCGAGCGCGTCGCCGCGTCGATCGTGGAGGCCGGTGGCACCGCTCGCGCGTTCGAGGCGAACTCCGCGGTCGCCGCGGACAACGAGCGCATGGTGCAGTTCGCGGTCGACACGTTCGGCGCGCTGCACCTCGCCGTGAACAACGCCGGCATCGGCGCAGCACCGCAGCCGATCGGCGAGTACGACATCGCCGCCTGGGACCGCGTCCGTGCGGTCGACCTGGACGGCGTCTTCTACGGGCTGCGCTACGAGATCCCCGCGATGGTGGCCGCCGGCGGTGGCGCGATCGTGAACATGGCGTCGGTGCTCGGGACGGTTGGCATGGCGCAGAACGCGGCCTACGTCGCCTCGAAGCACGCGCTCGCCGGGCTGACGAAGGTCGCCGCGCTCGAGTACTCGTCGCAGGGTGTCCGCACGAACGCCGTGGGCCCCGGGTTCATCGACACCCCGCTGCTCCGGAAGTCGCTCTCGCCCGAAGCCATCGCGGCACTCGAGGACGAGCACGCCTCGAAGCGGCTCGGCACCGACGCCGAGGTCGCTGCGCTCGTGCTGTTCCTGCTGAGCGACAAGGCCTCGTTCATCACGGGCAGCTACCACCTGGTGGACGGCGGCTACTCCGCCCACTGACGGGTCGGGCGTACCCGGACGTTCCGGGCGTACCTGGTCGAAACGGGCGTACCTGGTCGATTCTTTCGACTAGGTACGCCCGTTCCCGCTTTCCAGCGCGGGTGCGATGGGAAGGAACGTCGGACGGGAGGCCCACCCAGCGTGCGCCGGTCGGCTCGCGGTGGGCGGGCCTCCCGTCCTTCAGTGCCGCGCGTCCGTCAGGATCGCGTCGTGCGGGAGCAGCGCGTGCACGCCCCACGTGCGGTTCGCGACCTGCGTGATGCGCATGCTCACCGCCACGCTCGCCATCGCGAGTGCCTCGGCGCGGCCGATCCCGTGCAGCCCGGCGATCCAGTCGACCATCCGGTCGAGCGCCGTGGCCGTCGCGACGTTGAGGTCGGCGTCGAAGCCGAAGGTGATGCGTCCGGCGGGGGTGTCGGCGTGCACACCCTCGACCGGGGCACGGTCGAGGAGCGTCAGGGTCATCGTCGTGGTCATGCCGCACTCGACCGCCGTTCCGGAGACCTCGCCGTCGCCCTGGGCCGCGTGCCCGTCGCCGACGTGGAGCAGGGCGTCCGGCACCGTCACGGGCAGGTACAGGGTCGAGCCGGCGATCAGCTCGCGGCAGTCGATGTTGCCGCCGCCGACCGTGCGGGGCGGGATCGTCGAGTGCTCCCCGGTGGGCTCGGGTGGGACGCCGACGACGCCGAGGAACGGTGCCGTCCGCACCCCGAGGCCGAGCTGGTTCACGGCGACACCGGCGGGCACGTCGATGTCCCAGAGCAGCGGGCCGCGCGACGCCGGATCGGTCAGGCCGAGTGCGCGGTTCACCGGGGAGTCGACCCCGCCCGAGGCTGTGTAGCCCCAGTCGTCGGGCACGAGGTGGTCGAAGTGCACCGCCAGGACCATCCCCGGACGTGCTCCCGCGACGGCGATCGGCCCGACCAGGCAGTGGCCCCGGCGCGGGTCGATCAGGGTCGGGGCGTCCAGGCCCGGGCCCGGCTGGCGTTCCGTGTAGCCCGCGGCGCTCAGGGTTCGGACCGTCACCGTGTCGCCCGGTTCCACGGTCAGGACCGGCTGGCGTTCGGCGGTGAAGACGTCGACGGCGGAGTCGACCGTGGCGTCGAGGTGGTGGTGGGTGGTCATCCGTCGATCATCCCAGGCGGGTGTTCCGGGCGTGCCTGGTCGGATCGGGCGTACCTGGTCGGATCGGGCGTACCTGGTCGGAACGGGCGTACCTGGGCGGAACGGGCGTACCTGGTCGGAAGTTCTGACCAGGTACGCCCGATTCCACCAGGCATCGCGGGTGTCCTGGGAAGGAACGTCCTCAGTGGAACTGGGGGATCGTCAACCAGATGCCCGCCAGCACCGCGGCGATGCACAGCGCGAAGCACAACACGGCTCCCGCCAGTGCCGCCGGCGGGGTGTGCCCGGAGCGCGGGGTCTCGTCGGAGTACTGCGTGCGCTCGCCGCCCGCGTCGTCCGGCTGCCCGGTCCCGAGCAACCGGAGGCCGAGCGTGTACACGAGCACCAGGCCCACGGCGGCCACGAAGCCGACGCCGGCGACCGTGCCGATCGCGGTGAAGTCGATGTCCATCGTCGTTCCCCTCAGTTCGTCGCGCCGGTCGGCTGCGGCTCGGCTTGCTCGGCCGGCCCGGACTCGGTGGTGATGTCCTCGTGCGAGATCGGCTTGCGCTTGGCGAGGACGTAGAAGGTGAGCCCGCCGGCCAGGGCGAGGACCGCGACGAGCACCAGCCCGAAGGCCGAGGTCGACGCGAGCCAGGTCGCGAGCGCTCCGACCACCGCAGCGGCGGGCAGCGTGATCACCCACGCGACGACGATGCGGCCGACGACCGACCAGTGCACGTCGGCGAGCTTCTTGCCGAGCCCCGAACCGACGACCGCGCCGCTCGTCACGTGGGTCGTCGAGAGCGCGAAGCCCAGGTGCGACGAGATGAGGATCGTCGCGGCGGAGCTCGTCTCGGCGGCGAAGCCCTGCGGCGACTGCACGTCGGAGATCTTCTTGCCGACGGTCTGCATGATCCGCCAGCCGCCCATGTACGTGCCGAGGCCGATCGCGAGCCCGCAGGCCAGGATCACCCAGAGCGCCGGACCGGTGCCGGCGGCCTGGTAGTTCGCGGCGATGAGGGTCAGCGTGATGACGCCCATCGTCTTCTGCGCGTCGTTCGTGCCGTGTGCGAGCGACACCAGCGACGCCGAGATCGTCTGCCCGTGCCGGAACCCCGTCGCCGCACCGTGCGTCGTCGCGTTCTTCGTGAGCACGTACGCCAGGTACGTCGCGACCAGGGCGATCACCCCGGCGATGACCGGGGAGAGCAGCGCCGGCAGCACGACCTTCGACACCACCGTCGCCCAGCTGATGGAGTTCAGACCGGCCCCGATGATCGAGGCGCCGATGAGCCCGCCGAAGAGCGCGTGCGTGGAGGACGACGGCAGCCCGAGGTACCAGGTCGCCAGGTTCCAGAGCACCGCGCCGACGAGCCCCGCGAAGATCATCGTGGGGGAGATGTGGATGCCGTCCTGCCCCTCACGGATGATGCCCTGCGAGACGGTCTTGGCGACCTCGGTGGACAGGAACGCGCCGACCACGTTGAGCACGGCGGAGATGAGCACGGCGGTCCGGGGCTTGAGAGCTCCCGTGGCGACCGACGTGGCCATGGCGTTCGCGGTGTCGTGGAAGCCGTTCGTGAAGTCGAACACGAGGGCCACGACGATCACCAGCGTGACGATGACGATGACGTCCATGCGCAGGACGCTAGGCCCGCCCGGAACCCCCTGCGTGAACGCCGGGTGAACAGGTCCGGGATGGAGCGCGTCTGCGAGGATGGCAGTGTCTGAAAGGATGCGAGTGTGCCCACCTTCTCCGCCGCTCGCGGCGACGCCTCGTTCACCGACGCCCACGGCGTCGAGATCGTCTACTCGACCTGGCGTGCGGCGCGGCCGAAGGGTGTCGTGCAGATCGCGCACGGGGTCGGGGAGCACGGGCTCCGGTACGAACCGCTCGCGCAGGACCTGGTGCGCGCCGGCTACACCGTGCACGCGAACGACCACCGCGGGCACGGACGCACCGGCTTGACCCAGTGGGACGGCGACCACGCCAAGCTCGGGCGGCTCGGCCCCGGCGGGCTGCGCGCGGCGATCGCCGCGGTGGAGCAGATGAGCGCGGTCGCGCGGGCCGACGAACCCGGGCTGCCGCTCGTGCTGCTCGGGCACTCGTGGGGGTCGCTCATGGCGCAGCGGATCGTGAACACCTCGTCGGACCGCTACGACGGCGTCGTCCTGTCCGCGAGTGCCTACCGGCTGCCCGGCTGGATGAACAGCGGCGACCTCAACGCACGGCACGCGGGGTCGGGACCCACCAAGTACGAGTGGCTCACCCGCGACCGCACGATCATCGACGCGATGGCGCTCGACCCCCTGGCGGTCGAGGCCGACGTCATCGGGCTGTTCGGGCTCGCCGACACCCTCCGGCTGCTCGGGGTGCCGCGGCGGGGGATCCCGCACGACCTGCCGATGCTGCTGCAGGTCGGCTCGGACGACACCCTCGGGGGTCCGCGCTCGATCGAGCGTCTGGCGCAGGCGTACCGCCGACGCGGCCGGCTGTCCGACGTGACCGTGCAGGTGTACGAGGGCGCACGCCACGAGGTCTACAACGAGACGAACCGCGCAGAGGTCATCGGCGACCTGGTCGCGTGGCTCGACCGGGTGACGGCGCGCTGACGGCGCTCGCCGCGTCCTGCGACGCGACCGGTGCCGGACTGGAGGCCCGTGGCGACGCCGCCACGGGCCTCCCGTCCGTCACCAGGCCGGCCCACTGCCGGGCAGTCGGCCGTCCGGAATAGGGTTGCGGCATGCACGGTGAGTACAAGGTCCCCGGAGGCAAGCTGGTCGTCGTCGACCTCGAGGTCGTCGACGGCGCGATCCAGCAGTTCCGCCTGGCGGGTGACTTCTTCCTGGAACCCGACGATGCGCTGCCGCTCATCGACGCGGCCGTGAACGGGCTCCCCGCCACCACCGACGCCGCGGGCATCGCCGCAGCCGTGCGGGCGGCCCTGCCGACCGATGCGGTGCTGCTCGGCTTCACGCCCGAGTCCGTCGGCGTCGCGGTGCGCCGCGCGCTGTCGCGGGCCTCGACCTGGCGCGACCACGACTGGCAGATCGTGCACGAGGGGCCGATCAGCCCGAACGAGCACCTCGCGCTCGACCAGGTGCTGACCGAAGAGGTCGGTGCAGGCCGTCGCGGTCCCACGCTCCGCATCTGGGAGTGGGACCAGCCGGCCGTCGTGATCGGGTCGTTCCAATCGCTCAAGAACGAGGTCGACCCCGCCGGCGCCGAGAAGTACGGCGTGCAGGTGGTCCGACGCATCTCCGGCGGCGGTGCCATGTTCATGGACGCCGGCGCCGTGATCTCGTACTCGCTCTACGTGCCGTCCGACCTGGTGCAGGGCATGACGTTCGCCGACTCGTACGCGTTCCTCGACGAATGGGTGATCGAGGCGCTCAAGTCGCTCGGCATCGAGGCGTACTACCAGCCGCTCAACGACATCACCTCGACCAAGGGCAAGATCGGCGGGGCCGCCCAGAAGCGCCTCGGTACCGGGTCACTGCTGCACCACGCCACCATGAGCTACGACATGGACGGCGAGAAGATGGTGCAGGTGCTGCGCATCGGGCGCGAGAAGATGAGCGACAAGGGCACCACCAGCGCCGCGAAGCGCGTCGACCCGCTCCGCTCGCAGACGGGGCTGTCCCGCGCCGAGATCATCGAGCGGCTGATCGGCACCTTCACCCGCCTGTACGGGGCGACTCCCGGTGCGATCACCGATGCGGAGCGTGCGAAGGCACAGGAGCTCGTGCGGACGAAGT
Encoded here:
- a CDS encoding MarR family winged helix-turn-helix transcriptional regulator, with amino-acid sequence MTDATDLRIAVNRLSRTLRAQKADSSVTDAQFSALARLHRDGAMTLADLSRQDGVTPPSMTKTVAVLVERGLVSKCGHGDDRRKVLLGATPAGAAFVEETRRRRDGWLSPRLAALTADERSTLADATEIMRRLAQQ
- a CDS encoding SDR family NAD(P)-dependent oxidoreductase, giving the protein MSEFEGKVAVVTGGGSGIGESVAKELAAAGATVVVADINLAGAERVAASIVEAGGTARAFEANSAVAADNERMVQFAVDTFGALHLAVNNAGIGAAPQPIGEYDIAAWDRVRAVDLDGVFYGLRYEIPAMVAAGGGAIVNMASVLGTVGMAQNAAYVASKHALAGLTKVAALEYSSQGVRTNAVGPGFIDTPLLRKSLSPEAIAALEDEHASKRLGTDAEVAALVLFLLSDKASFITGSYHLVDGGYSAH
- a CDS encoding acetamidase/formamidase family protein: MTTHHHLDATVDSAVDVFTAERQPVLTVEPGDTVTVRTLSAAGYTERQPGPGLDAPTLIDPRRGHCLVGPIAVAGARPGMVLAVHFDHLVPDDWGYTASGGVDSPVNRALGLTDPASRGPLLWDIDVPAGVAVNQLGLGVRTAPFLGVVGVPPEPTGEHSTIPPRTVGGGNIDCRELIAGSTLYLPVTVPDALLHVGDGHAAQGDGEVSGTAVECGMTTTMTLTLLDRAPVEGVHADTPAGRITFGFDADLNVATATALDRMVDWIAGLHGIGRAEALAMASVAVSMRITQVANRTWGVHALLPHDAILTDARH
- a CDS encoding inorganic phosphate transporter; translation: MDVIVIVTLVIVVALVFDFTNGFHDTANAMATSVATGALKPRTAVLISAVLNVVGAFLSTEVAKTVSQGIIREGQDGIHISPTMIFAGLVGAVLWNLATWYLGLPSSSTHALFGGLIGASIIGAGLNSISWATVVSKVVLPALLSPVIAGVIALVATYLAYVLTKNATTHGAATGFRHGQTISASLVSLAHGTNDAQKTMGVITLTLIAANYQAAGTGPALWVILACGLAIGLGTYMGGWRIMQTVGKKISDVQSPQGFAAETSSAATILISSHLGFALSTTHVTSGAVVGSGLGKKLADVHWSVVGRIVVAWVITLPAAAVVGALATWLASTSAFGLVLVAVLALAGGLTFYVLAKRKPISHEDITTESGPAEQAEPQPTGATN
- a CDS encoding alpha/beta hydrolase — protein: MPTFSAARGDASFTDAHGVEIVYSTWRAARPKGVVQIAHGVGEHGLRYEPLAQDLVRAGYTVHANDHRGHGRTGLTQWDGDHAKLGRLGPGGLRAAIAAVEQMSAVARADEPGLPLVLLGHSWGSLMAQRIVNTSSDRYDGVVLSASAYRLPGWMNSGDLNARHAGSGPTKYEWLTRDRTIIDAMALDPLAVEADVIGLFGLADTLRLLGVPRRGIPHDLPMLLQVGSDDTLGGPRSIERLAQAYRRRGRLSDVTVQVYEGARHEVYNETNRAEVIGDLVAWLDRVTAR
- a CDS encoding biotin/lipoate A/B protein ligase family protein gives rise to the protein MHGEYKVPGGKLVVVDLEVVDGAIQQFRLAGDFFLEPDDALPLIDAAVNGLPATTDAAGIAAAVRAALPTDAVLLGFTPESVGVAVRRALSRASTWRDHDWQIVHEGPISPNEHLALDQVLTEEVGAGRRGPTLRIWEWDQPAVVIGSFQSLKNEVDPAGAEKYGVQVVRRISGGGAMFMDAGAVISYSLYVPSDLVQGMTFADSYAFLDEWVIEALKSLGIEAYYQPLNDITSTKGKIGGAAQKRLGTGSLLHHATMSYDMDGEKMVQVLRIGREKMSDKGTTSAAKRVDPLRSQTGLSRAEIIERLIGTFTRLYGATPGAITDAERAKAQELVRTKFATKEWLERVP